The following coding sequences lie in one Peribacillus frigoritolerans genomic window:
- a CDS encoding immunity protein YezG family protein — protein MKEFEDRFSELQADMVSICVEYVEDRADKAYVYASCEEGIISSGFFYLINNKYVECHKVNDALENGDERYDVSAKRQSMVLRIICEDIQKVKLLCKEYDRDMPTEMKLIYDVKSGNFKAEYKYDLVYTNDDIKTADHIADEWFEEVKNNNL, from the coding sequence ATGAAAGAATTTGAAGATAGATTTAGTGAATTGCAAGCAGATATGGTCTCTATATGTGTGGAATATGTTGAGGATAGAGCGGATAAAGCGTATGTTTATGCTTCATGTGAAGAAGGAATTATTTCGAGCGGTTTCTTTTATTTGATTAATAATAAGTATGTAGAATGTCATAAGGTGAACGATGCATTGGAGAATGGGGACGAAAGATATGATGTGTCTGCAAAACGACAGTCTATGGTATTGCGCATAATATGTGAAGATATCCAAAAAGTAAAATTATTGTGCAAAGAATATGATAGAGACATGCCCACTGAGATGAAATTAATATATGATGTTAAGAGTGGTAACTTCAAAGCGGAATACAAGTATGATTTAGTATATACGAATGATGATATTAAAACGGCGGATCATATTGCTGATGAGTGGTTTGAGGAGGTAAAAAATAATAATCTTTAA
- a CDS encoding DNA/RNA non-specific endonuclease, whose product MEQVSIAAGPSLPQVMMEKQAIKEAYQKFTVKDSKVEVASGESIPKGTRKGSKSVDDIIKDGSHFLDEFKLKPNVKYETNGYRYQTDDLGRIEKASGELTLEMVVRDTKHQLAAGGDERIIAPSTKGDHGGHLIGTQFNGSPLIDNIVAMNGNVNVSAYKKLEYAWAKALREGQHVSVDIKPIYEGQSLRPSRFEIKYKIDGKKEVNK is encoded by the coding sequence GTGGAACAAGTTTCCATCGCAGCAGGACCAAGCCTTCCCCAAGTTATGATGGAAAAGCAGGCAATTAAGGAAGCCTATCAGAAATTCACCGTGAAGGATAGCAAAGTAGAGGTTGCTTCAGGGGAGAGTATTCCTAAGGGTACGCGTAAAGGTAGTAAGAGCGTTGATGATATAATTAAAGACGGTAGTCATTTTTTAGATGAGTTTAAATTAAAGCCAAATGTTAAATATGAAACAAATGGATATCGATATCAAACAGACGATTTAGGAAGAATTGAGAAGGCTTCGGGAGAGTTAACGTTGGAAATGGTTGTTCGTGATACCAAACATCAGTTAGCTGCTGGAGGGGATGAGAGAATAATAGCTCCTAGTACTAAAGGGGATCATGGAGGACATTTAATCGGTACTCAATTTAATGGTTCTCCTCTTATCGATAATATAGTTGCAATGAATGGTAATGTTAATGTAAGTGCTTATAAAAAACTTGAATATGCTTGGGCAAAAGCTTTAAGAGAAGGTCAACATGTTTCGGTAGATATAAAACCAATATATGAAGGGCAGTCTTTACGACCAAGTAGATTTGAAATAAAGTATAAAATTGATGGTAAAAAGGAGGTAAATAAATGA
- a CDS encoding immunity protein Imm33 domain-containing protein, whose amino-acid sequence MMKFEKIIMGKTIVVTAEKELEPQIENLFAILEQVDCNKLIHGFSLQVGWSVYYLHERETGNFILTSPDYSRNPFEDITEDLTLALWVQLEQGHFLRKINVDGLSIKFSDKIILTKGVLELEKIYLQRNRDVEKGDSGWYIGPVEDNNTTELYALYAYQLLKIKPEIIQVLALPNDYLVVFEGHEIKAVLNENDVDVFKGSI is encoded by the coding sequence ATGATGAAATTTGAAAAGATTATTATGGGTAAAACCATTGTAGTGACTGCCGAAAAAGAATTAGAACCTCAAATAGAAAATTTGTTTGCTATATTAGAACAGGTAGATTGTAATAAATTAATTCATGGATTCTCTCTTCAAGTTGGTTGGTCTGTCTATTATTTACATGAGAGAGAAACCGGGAATTTTATATTGACTTCTCCTGATTACTCTAGAAATCCATTTGAAGATATAACAGAAGATTTAACTTTAGCATTGTGGGTACAACTAGAACAAGGTCATTTTTTGAGAAAGATAAATGTCGATGGTTTATCAATAAAATTTAGTGATAAAATCATACTTACTAAAGGTGTACTAGAACTTGAGAAAATATATTTACAAAGAAATAGAGATGTTGAAAAAGGAGATTCAGGTTGGTATATAGGTCCTGTAGAGGATAATAATACTACAGAGTTGTATGCTCTATATGCTTATCAACTACTAAAAATTAAACCAGAAATCATTCAAGTTCTTGCTTTACCAAATGACTATTTGGTTGTTTTTGAAGGTCATGAAATAAAAGCAGTATTAAACGAAAACGATGTAGATGTTTTTAAAGGCTCTATATAG
- a CDS encoding polymorphic toxin type 15 domain-containing protein, whose product MNRLLYIIQIKLRVAIHLILVEWEKRVNSSLGSQWRYRIDVIDEQIKSIAASMTEVDKNQYT is encoded by the coding sequence ATGAACAGGCTGCTTTACATAATCCAGATCAAATTGCGGGTGGCAATCCACTTGATATTGGTGGAATGGGAAAAAAGGGTTAATTCATCCCTTGGTTCGCAATGGAGATATAGAATTGATGTTATAGATGAACAAATAAAATCTATTGCAGCTAGTATGACGGAAGTGGATAAAAATCAATATACTTAA
- a CDS encoding polymorphic toxin type 15 domain-containing protein: MFGNQLTEEQRQNGLLMALGIGGVAGAAKVADKVVSGTKFIPYSKEFAQKQVQKAKAFGRQIGNVEVPLRIRVEELATAYGNNYKHVTFDKTTVKEIVQKFAVKSNGDKGMGVLYHVQRISEIEVKFKQNPKHNAEEFARQLKDQEKGLNGLTIDEYLKNRERYIEEGRALEGNVAQKAARVKAYLDKVDELRETGLSRKESEKQATVWMNEQAALHNPDQIAGGNPLDIGGMGKKG; encoded by the coding sequence ATGTTCGGCAACCAGCTAACCGAGGAACAGCGCCAGAACGGCCTTTTGATGGCACTCGGAATCGGCGGTGTGGCAGGTGCGGCGAAGGTCGCCGATAAAGTAGTGAGTGGTACAAAGTTCATCCCTTACAGTAAGGAATTTGCGCAAAAGCAGGTTCAGAAAGCAAAAGCATTCGGCAGACAAATCGGCAATGTGGAAGTACCTCTCCGGATTAGGGTCGAAGAATTAGCCACGGCGTATGGAAACAACTATAAACATGTCACATTTGATAAAACGACGGTTAAGGAAATTGTTCAGAAGTTTGCGGTGAAGAGCAATGGTGATAAGGGTATGGGTGTTTTGTACCATGTCCAAAGAATCTCAGAAATAGAAGTCAAGTTCAAGCAAAATCCTAAACACAATGCAGAAGAATTCGCAAGACAGTTAAAAGACCAAGAAAAAGGGTTGAATGGTTTAACTATTGATGAGTATTTAAAGAATAGAGAAAGATATATAGAAGAAGGAAGAGCTTTAGAAGGGAATGTAGCTCAAAAGGCTGCAAGAGTAAAAGCTTATTTAGATAAAGTTGATGAGTTAAGGGAGACAGGCTTATCTAGAAAAGAATCAGAAAAGCAGGCTACGGTATGGATGAATGAACAGGCTGCTTTACATAATCCAGATCAAATTGCGGGTGGCAATCCACTTGATATTGGTGGAATGGGAAAAAAGGGTTAA
- a CDS encoding immunity protein YezG family protein, with the protein MKEFEDRFSELQADMISICMEYVEDRADKVYVYASCEEDMISSSFFYLINNKYVECNKVNDTLENGDERYDVSTERQFMVLNIINDDAEKIEELCKEYERDMPTELKLIYDAKSGSLQAEYKYDLVHTNDDIKTADDFADEWFEEIKNNNL; encoded by the coding sequence ATGAAAGAATTTGAAGATAGATTTAGTGAATTGCAAGCTGATATGATATCCATTTGTATGGAATATGTTGAAGATAGAGCCGATAAAGTATATGTTTATGCTTCATGTGAAGAAGATATGATATCGAGCAGTTTCTTTTATTTAATTAACAATAAGTATGTAGAATGTAATAAGGTGAACGATACATTGGAGAATGGGGACGAAAGATATGATGTATCTACAGAACGACAGTTTATGGTATTAAATATTATCAATGATGATGCCGAAAAAATTGAAGAATTATGCAAAGAATACGAAAGAGACATGCCAACGGAGTTGAAATTAATATATGATGCTAAGAGTGGCAGTCTTCAAGCTGAATACAAGTATGATTTAGTACATACAAATGATGATATAAAAACGGCAGATGATTTTGCTGATGAGTGGTTTGAGGAGATAAAAAATAATAATCTTTAA
- a CDS encoding DUF6985 domain-containing protein, translating into MTINDPIFGELEYGWAKDTTIHFFGKETEISLMIDGEEDGKFDEEQYMAYQAFMQKWEDLQLSLLQSILDYYKQKRHELGYDIGLNENYPLVETTNQILEMITLDGIVVPYADIFEGRDIGITFNCTWDIENGLGLRLLNEKIIEVGYQDVAI; encoded by the coding sequence ATGACTATAAACGACCCAATTTTTGGTGAACTTGAGTATGGTTGGGCTAAGGATACCACTATTCATTTTTTTGGTAAAGAAACTGAGATATCTTTGATGATAGATGGTGAAGAAGATGGAAAGTTTGATGAAGAGCAGTATATGGCATATCAAGCATTTATGCAAAAATGGGAGGATTTACAGCTAAGTTTATTGCAATCAATTTTAGACTATTACAAACAAAAGCGACATGAACTAGGTTATGATATTGGATTAAATGAAAATTATCCATTAGTTGAAACAACTAATCAAATACTAGAAATGATAACTTTAGATGGAATTGTTGTTCCTTATGCGGATATTTTTGAGGGGCGAGATATTGGAATTACATTTAATTGTACATGGGATATAGAAAATGGATTAGGGCTTCGTCTATTAAATGAAAAAATAATTGAAGTAGGTTACCAGGACGTTGCAATTTAA
- a CDS encoding HNH endonuclease: protein MEKQTIKEAYQKFTVKDRKVEGVSGESISKGTDNRGAEVPPAFRQTEFASSYEARLNQTPALENSKVEFEGIRGESKGILKPPPDRQLKQILDEVGIDGIQYKNAVPDFSPTAKAQVEINYMLEGKGTYGGKARRANFVQSDQKLADQLNNSPELASQFGMESGKISARDIKKYRENNKLTWHELNDVKTMQLVPTKINSEFGHLGGV, encoded by the coding sequence ATGGAAAAGCAGACAATTAAGGAAGCCTATCAGAAATTCACGGTGAAGGATAGAAAAGTAGAGGGTGTTTCAGGGGAGAGTATTTCTAAGGGTACGGATAATAGGGGTGCTGAAGTTCCACCTGCCTTTAGACAAACTGAATTTGCTAGTTCGTATGAAGCGAGGCTTAATCAGACACCTGCATTAGAGAATTCAAAGGTTGAATTTGAGGGAATAAGGGGTGAATCTAAGGGAATACTTAAGCCGCCACCAGACCGTCAATTAAAACAAATTTTAGATGAAGTTGGGATTGATGGCATCCAATATAAAAATGCTGTTCCTGATTTTTCACCGACAGCAAAAGCACAAGTTGAAATCAACTATATGCTTGAAGGAAAAGGAACTTATGGAGGGAAAGCCAGACGAGCTAATTTTGTTCAATCAGACCAAAAATTAGCTGATCAACTTAATAATTCACCTGAATTAGCAAGCCAATTTGGGATGGAGTCTGGTAAAATTAGTGCAAGAGATATAAAGAAATATCGAGAAAATAATAAATTAACATGGCATGAATTAAATGATGTTAAAACAATGCAACTTGTGCCAACAAAAATAAATAGTGAATTCGGACATCTGGGTGGTGTATGA
- a CDS encoding immunity protein YezG family protein, whose amino-acid sequence MNKEKMEQLYQNIGRQLNFIIPESWDKVLLYSEVTEWSNRTYFYYYPHYKETPIYSLDIEDMDNVNEDEVNRQLHQLYEYLRELWDEFKNQKQEQWTNLTLELTSNGKFNIDYNYRNLENDDSYEQQVIWEYEKLGIMPKANRKRDFKIIEEYNKIKNTTK is encoded by the coding sequence ATGAATAAAGAAAAAATGGAGCAACTATATCAAAATATAGGACGACAATTAAATTTTATTATTCCTGAATCTTGGGACAAAGTATTATTATATTCTGAAGTAACAGAGTGGAGTAATCGAACCTATTTCTACTATTATCCTCATTATAAAGAAACACCTATTTATAGTTTAGATATTGAAGATATGGATAATGTTAATGAGGACGAAGTTAATAGACAATTACACCAATTATATGAATATCTAAGAGAATTATGGGATGAATTTAAAAATCAAAAACAAGAGCAGTGGACTAACTTAACATTAGAATTGACATCAAATGGAAAATTTAATATTGATTATAATTATAGAAATTTAGAAAATGATGATAGCTATGAGCAACAAGTAATTTGGGAATATGAAAAATTAGGCATAATGCCAAAAGCGAATAGAAAACGGGATTTCAAGATAATTGAAGAATATAATAAAATTAAGAATACTACTAAATAA
- a CDS encoding T6SS immunity protein Tdi1 domain-containing protein codes for MSTNIFDNFKLFEKAQAETINNFNGYIPEQVLEVWNKYGFGSILNGYLNIVNPEKYQELLKDVYVRNEDALVLFTTSMGDLVVWEHNKYLILLNFRKGEIKGISSGFKYFFPDLEDESFYQEILDWNPYPEAVDKYGEPDFDECFGYTPLLGLGGPENVENLKKVKLIEHIYLITQFMGPIE; via the coding sequence ATGTCAACTAACATTTTTGATAACTTTAAATTATTTGAAAAAGCACAAGCAGAAACTATTAATAATTTCAATGGTTACATACCTGAACAAGTATTAGAAGTGTGGAATAAATATGGTTTTGGTAGTATTTTAAACGGTTATTTAAATATTGTTAACCCAGAAAAATATCAGGAACTATTAAAGGATGTATATGTAAGAAACGAGGATGCTCTAGTATTGTTTACTACATCAATGGGAGATCTTGTTGTTTGGGAACATAATAAATATTTAATTTTACTTAATTTTAGAAAGGGTGAAATTAAAGGGATATCGTCCGGTTTTAAATATTTCTTTCCTGATTTAGAAGATGAATCATTTTACCAAGAAATTTTAGATTGGAATCCTTATCCTGAAGCAGTTGATAAATATGGAGAACCAGATTTTGATGAATGCTTTGGTTATACCCCTCTCCTTGGATTAGGTGGACCTGAGAATGTGGAAAACTTGAAAAAGGTGAAACTTATTGAGCATATTTATCTAATTACTCAATTCATGGGACCAATCGAATAA
- a CDS encoding DNA/RNA non-specific endonuclease: MSHSKNTPGKVKGQDHAGHLAGDRFGGSPKIDNLVSLLSDVNLKQYKKIEEEWAAALKETSPKKVTVNVDIIYSGSDMRPEKFKYIYTINGKRSSRVLEN; this comes from the coding sequence TTGTCACACAGCAAAAACACACCTGGTAAAGTAAAAGGTCAAGACCATGCAGGGCATTTGGCAGGTGATAGGTTTGGAGGCTCACCTAAAATTGACAATTTGGTTTCGCTATTATCTGATGTTAATTTGAAGCAATATAAGAAAATTGAAGAAGAATGGGCTGCAGCTTTAAAAGAAACATCTCCCAAAAAAGTAACAGTTAATGTTGATATAATTTATTCTGGGAGTGATATGCGTCCTGAAAAATTTAAATATATATATACTATTAATGGTAAAAGGAGCTCTAGAGTTCTTGAAAATTAA
- a CDS encoding DNA/RNA non-specific endonuclease, whose amino-acid sequence MPKSRFKKVQATITDIARSGKTTLKNIGEELGKKEIPKSISVEQVSLAGGPSLPHVMTEKQTIKEAYQKFTVKDSKVEAVPGESIPKGTGKSAEVSEVKTLADNRQQFTNGRKNRLKPDIRYKTGEYDYFYETDNVGRIVKFETENLKLTTRTDRLSHSKNTPGKVKGQDHAGHLAGDRFGGSPKIDNLVSQLSDVNLKQYKKIEEEWATALKETPPKKVTVDVEIIYSEMICAQRNL is encoded by the coding sequence TTGCCCAAAAGCAGGTTCAAAAAGGTTCAAGCTACAATAACAGACATAGCGAGATCAGGAAAAACCACGTTAAAAAATATAGGTGAAGAACTAGGTAAAAAAGAAATTCCTAAAAGTATAAGTGTGGAACAAGTATCCCTCGCAGGAGGACCAAGCCTTCCCCATGTTATGACGGAAAAGCAGACAATTAAGGAAGCCTATCAGAAATTTACGGTGAAGGATAGCAAAGTAGAGGCTGTTCCAGGGGAGAGTATTCCTAAGGGTACGGGTAAAAGTGCTGAAGTAAGTGAAGTTAAAACATTAGCGGACAACAGACAACAGTTTACAAACGGAAGAAAAAATAGGTTAAAGCCTGATATTAGGTATAAAACAGGAGAGTATGATTACTTTTATGAAACAGATAATGTAGGTAGGATTGTAAAATTTGAAACAGAAAATTTAAAATTAACAACGAGAACAGATAGATTGTCACACAGCAAAAACACACCTGGTAAAGTAAAAGGTCAAGACCATGCAGGGCATTTGGCAGGTGATAGATTTGGAGGATCACCTAAAATTGACAATTTGGTATCGCAATTATCTGATGTTAATTTGAAGCAATATAAGAAGATTGAAGAGGAATGGGCAACAGCTTTAAAAGAAACACCTCCAAAAAAAGTGACAGTTGATGTTGAAATAATTTATTCTGAAATGATATGCGCCCAAAGGAATTTATAG
- a CDS encoding Imm30 family immunity protein: MDIKSHLKRLYDNRLLENENEIRDFNESLMEVIEYNDVSVITDLCLVLDDETEQFEVMFGLIHGIESLYKNNIEEGLVCIAKAFPKMINSAKEWVEILHYRIFNHPQVRLAYGKVLSGFDPSITIIIKELLIDIKNEDPDMFSESVNEVIKNI; the protein is encoded by the coding sequence TTGGATATTAAGAGTCATTTAAAAAGACTATATGATAATCGTTTATTAGAAAATGAAAATGAGATACGAGATTTTAATGAGTCATTAATGGAAGTAATAGAGTACAACGACGTCTCTGTTATTACAGATTTATGTTTAGTTTTGGATGATGAGACTGAGCAATTTGAGGTTATGTTTGGTTTGATTCATGGAATAGAGAGCTTATATAAAAATAACATAGAAGAAGGACTTGTATGTATTGCTAAAGCTTTTCCAAAGATGATTAACTCAGCTAAAGAATGGGTAGAAATTTTACATTATAGAATTTTTAATCACCCTCAAGTAAGATTAGCATATGGGAAAGTACTTTCGGGATTTGATCCATCAATTACGATTATTATTAAAGAATTATTGATTGATATAAAAAATGAAGACCCTGATATGTTTAGTGAATCTGTTAATGAGGTAATTAAGAACATCTAA
- a CDS encoding YwqJ-related putative deaminase: MALGIGGVAGVAKVAGKVASGTKFVPYSKEFAQKQVQKVQATITDIARSGKTTIKNIGEAIGKKEIPKRISMEQVSLAGGPTLRQVMMEKQTIKEAYQKFTVKDGKVEAASGESIPKGTGNISNNNVSLNRIDYLHDKYGRFTSEDLNHRINLRGALAQEVERLNKLGISKREMGPAIAGTFDKTTGKYYFGINNTTGKIPEKLHSLIEQRIINMPKDIKEGYTFTYGAGSHAEVYSLNQALLANPQASSSNFNTHVV, encoded by the coding sequence ATGGCACTAGGGATCGGCGGTGTGGCTGGTGTGGCCAAAGTCGCTGGTAAAGTGGCAAGTGGTACAAAGTTCGTCCCTTACAGTAAGGAATTTGCGCAAAAGCAGGTTCAGAAGGTTCAAGCTACAATAACAGACATAGCGAGATCAGGAAAAACCACGATAAAAAATATAGGTGAAGCAATCGGTAAAAAAGAAATCCCTAAACGGATAAGTATGGAACAAGTATCCCTCGCAGGAGGACCAACCCTTCGCCAAGTTATGATGGAAAAGCAGACAATTAAGGAAGCCTATCAGAAATTCACGGTGAAGGATGGCAAAGTAGAGGCTGCTTCAGGGGAGAGTATTCCTAAGGGTACGGGTAATATATCAAACAATAATGTAAGTTTAAATCGAATAGATTATTTGCATGATAAATATGGAAGATTTACTTCAGAAGATTTAAATCATAGAATTAACTTACGTGGTGCTCTAGCACAAGAAGTTGAAAGATTAAATAAACTTGGCATTTCTAAAAGAGAGATGGGACCTGCAATTGCTGGAACTTTTGATAAAACAACAGGTAAATATTACTTTGGAATCAATAATACTACCGGTAAGATTCCAGAAAAGTTACACTCTTTAATAGAACAACGCATAATAAATATGCCGAAAGATATTAAAGAAGGATATACATTTACGTATGGGGCTGGATCTCACGCAGAAGTTTACTCATTAAATCAAGCGTTACTTGCAAATCCTCAAGCAAGTTCTTCAAATTTTAACACTCATGTAGTATGA
- a CDS encoding endonuclease V — MKNVDSNNIKLLNQFTNIQIELLSDVTLENSFDISEIQTIAGVDLAYWDVNKTTYGTCCIVMIDYNTKEVVEKVYSYGEINVPYISGFLAFRELPLVLEAAKKLSNEPDLYMFDGNGYLHYRHMGIATHASMYLKKPTIGVAKSYLKIENVDFTMPENEVGSYTDILIHGNVYGRTLRTSYHVKPIFVSCGNWIDLETSTEIVMNCINQESRLPIPIRLADIETHKVRKQLFK, encoded by the coding sequence ATGAAGAATGTAGATTCAAACAATATAAAATTGTTAAATCAATTTACTAATATTCAAATTGAATTATTATCCGATGTAACTCTTGAGAATAGTTTTGACATTAGTGAAATCCAAACCATTGCTGGGGTAGATTTAGCTTACTGGGATGTAAATAAAACGACGTATGGTACATGTTGTATAGTTATGATTGATTATAATACAAAGGAAGTTGTCGAAAAGGTATATAGTTATGGAGAAATAAATGTTCCTTATATTTCAGGTTTCCTTGCTTTTCGAGAGTTGCCTCTAGTACTTGAAGCCGCGAAGAAATTATCTAATGAACCTGATTTATATATGTTTGATGGAAATGGGTATCTACATTATCGTCACATGGGAATTGCTACTCATGCTTCAATGTATTTAAAAAAACCAACTATTGGTGTGGCAAAGAGCTATTTAAAAATAGAAAATGTTGACTTTACGATGCCTGAAAATGAAGTGGGTTCGTATACTGACATCTTAATTCATGGTAATGTTTATGGCAGAACTTTGAGGACTTCCTATCATGTAAAACCAATTTTTGTTTCATGTGGGAACTGGATTGATTTAGAAACTAGTACGGAGATTGTCATGAACTGTATCAATCAAGAGAGTCGTTTACCCATTCCTATTAGATTAGCAGATATAGAAACACATAAAGTGAGAAAACAATTATTTAAATGA
- a CDS encoding immunity protein YezG family protein → MVDYGYENLSDADNHERRGIWEYTCLGLLPETEYDKSILEEYLKNEYWRTIRACSFCMTLTQKLRSFVFSLLRYENVSTYSISCSSDNRP, encoded by the coding sequence ATGGTTGACTATGGTTATGAGAATCTTTCAGATGCAGATAATCACGAAAGAAGGGGTATTTGGGAATACACTTGCTTGGGTCTTTTACCTGAAACTGAATATGATAAGAGTATTTTAGAAGAATACCTTAAGAATGAATATTGGAGGACAATAAGAGCTTGTTCTTTTTGTATGACCTTAACGCAAAAGTTAAGGTCTTTTGTCTTTTCATTGTTGAGATATGAAAATGTATCAACTTACTCCATATCATGCTCCTCAGATAATAGGCCGTGA
- a CDS encoding toxin-antitoxin system YwqK family antitoxin, with amino-acid sequence MKDQIEILSKEYVIEHGTDFDEDLWFTSYSDEVLDNPEDENGKPFTGLAYELYDNGNLIYYTNYVKGFIEGQLIEFYKNGNIKSVKNLIHGQINGTERIWYESGELKFEGKYKFGIALHYVEWDDKGRIIKQKLSPTDTDLKLIESFSKRDTL; translated from the coding sequence TTGAAAGATCAAATTGAAATTTTAAGTAAAGAATATGTTATAGAACATGGAACCGACTTTGACGAAGATTTATGGTTTACATCTTATAGCGATGAAGTTTTAGATAATCCGGAAGACGAAAATGGGAAACCTTTTACCGGTTTAGCTTATGAGTTGTATGATAATGGGAATTTAATATATTATACAAATTATGTAAAAGGTTTTATAGAGGGCCAGTTAATAGAGTTTTATAAAAATGGAAATATAAAATCCGTGAAAAATTTAATACATGGACAAATTAATGGTACCGAAAGAATCTGGTACGAAAGTGGAGAATTAAAATTTGAAGGAAAATATAAATTCGGTATAGCTCTTCATTATGTGGAATGGGATGATAAAGGTCGTATCATCAAGCAAAAACTTTCTCCAACAGACACAGATTTAAAATTGATTGAATCTTTTTCTAAACGTGATACTCTATGA
- a CDS encoding immunity protein YezG family protein, which produces MKEFEDKFSELQADMISICMEYVEDRADKVYVYASREEGVTASDFFYMINDKYVEPHKLNDALENGEERYDVSAERNFMVLDILNEDIGKIKALCKEYKRDMPTEMKLIYDVKSGNFKAEYKYDLVYTHDEIKTATHIFNEWFDEIKNNNL; this is translated from the coding sequence ATGAAAGAATTTGAAGATAAGTTTAGTGAATTGCAAGCAGATATGATATCCATATGTATGGAATATGTTGAAGATAGAGCTGATAAAGTGTATGTTTATGCTTCACGTGAAGAAGGAGTTACTGCGAGCGATTTTTTTTATATGATTAACGACAAGTATGTAGAGCCTCATAAATTGAATGATGCATTGGAGAATGGGGAAGAAAGATATGATGTATCTGCAGAACGAAATTTTATGGTATTAGATATCTTAAATGAAGATATCGGAAAAATCAAAGCATTGTGCAAAGAATATAAAAGAGATATGCCCACTGAGATGAAATTAATATATGATGTTAAGAGTGGGAACTTCAAAGCTGAATACAAGTATGATTTAGTTTATACGCATGATGAGATTAAAACCGCCACTCATATTTTTAATGAGTGGTTTGATGAGATAAAAAATAATAACCTTTAA
- a CDS encoding antitoxin YezG family protein, with amino-acid sequence MNEIKLNSIYQKIAQTINETIPEEWSKVLMYGEIADGTGTAFFFYYTPNSEVPIYSHDIPEIYSLNEEEYDKLWYQLLDELKILSDEFKNNNQEQWTNLTFTLESTGKFKVDYDYEDLSNADDHERRVIWEYTRLDLLPETEYDKSILEEYLKNNQG; translated from the coding sequence ATGAATGAAATTAAACTTAATAGTATTTATCAAAAAATAGCCCAAACTATTAATGAAACTATACCAGAGGAATGGTCAAAGGTATTAATGTACGGTGAAATTGCTGACGGTACCGGTACGGCTTTCTTTTTTTATTATACTCCTAATAGTGAAGTGCCTATTTATAGTCATGATATACCTGAAATATATAGTTTAAATGAAGAAGAATATGATAAATTATGGTATCAATTATTAGATGAATTAAAAATATTATCAGATGAATTTAAAAATAATAATCAAGAACAATGGACCAATTTAACTTTTACTTTGGAAAGTACAGGGAAATTTAAAGTTGACTATGATTATGAAGATCTATCAAATGCAGATGATCACGAAAGAAGGGTTATTTGGGAATATACTCGTTTGGATCTTTTACCTGAAACTGAATATGATAAGAGTATTTTAGAAGAATACCTAAAGAATAATCAAGGATAA